In one Sesamum indicum cultivar Zhongzhi No. 13 linkage group LG12, S_indicum_v1.0, whole genome shotgun sequence genomic region, the following are encoded:
- the LOC105175133 gene encoding germacrene-D synthase-like yields MKFDSSHSSILIEKVDQDDVRRSVKYHPSVWGDYFLAYVSTEISATEEEELRRPKEMVRKVLARTPDNSYHKLELIDAIQRLGVGYHFEEEIDKFLQFTHDTYLEYSSKDNDLRIVALRFRLLRQHGYPVSCDIFNKFIDGEGNFKASLIKNLEVMLELFEAAQFRIVGEEILEKALEFSSSNLESSLSNMNSSLSTQVKEALKIPILKSSNRVGAKKFISIYQQNVSHSEILLNFAKLDFNIIQKTHQKELNDITRWWKDLDFANRLPFARDRVVECYFWAVGVYFEPHYHIARRMLTKIINITSILDDIYDVYGTLDDLQLFTNLIQRWDVNALEQLPSYMKICYEALCDVYIEMENELEKTGGSYRIKYAKEEMKKLVRAYLEEAKWSYNKDMPRMEEYMKVAIVTSTYMMLLTTSLVGMGNLVTKKDFDWITSEPLLLLASSIICRLTNDLVGYGFEKKPTAVECYMNENGVSREEAFAKLQEQVTKAWKDMNQESLWPTIPVSMPVLTRVLNFTRIVHLFYVEGDEYTNSKANIKDIIHSVLVEPVMSV; encoded by the exons atgaaatttgattcttcacattcttcaattttgattgAGAAAGTTGATCAAGATGATGTTCGTCGATCAGTCAAATATCATCCAAGCGTTTGGGGAGATTATTTCCTGGCTTATGTTTCTACG GAAATTTCTGCTACCGAAGAGGAAGAACTTCGAAGACCAAAGGAAATGGTGCGGAAGGTGTTGGCCCGGACGCCAGATAATTCGTATCACAAATTAGAACTCATTGATGCAATTCAACGCCTTGGCGTTGGTTATcattttgaagaagaaatcgACAAATTTTTACAGTTCACACACGACACTTACTTAGAGTATAGTAGCAAAGACAATGATCTTCGTATTGTTGCTCTTCGGTTTCGTTTGCTCAGACAACATGGTTATCCTGTCTCGTGTG atattttcaacaaattcataGATGGTGAAGGGAATTTCAAGGCATCACTGATAAAAAACCTCGAAGTGATGTTAGAGTTATTTGAGGCAGCACAGTTCAGAATAGTTGGGGAGGAAATTCTTGAGAAAGCATTGGAGTTCTCCTCCTCCAATCTTGAGTCTTCACTCTCAAACATGAACAGTTCTCTTTCGACACAAGTTAAAGAAGCCCTGAAGATCCCAATTCTCAAGAGTTCTAACAGAGTGGGAGCTAAGAAATTCATTTCCATATACCAACAAAATGTATCACATTCTGAGATACTActgaattttgcaaaattggaCTTTAACATTATACAAAAGACGCATCAGAAAGAGCTCAACGATATTACGAG GTGGTGGAAGGATTTAGACTTTGCAAATAGATTGCCTTTTGCAAGAGATAGAGTGGTGGAATGCTACTTTTGGGCAGTAGGAGTCTACTTTGAGCCCCATTACCATATTGCAAGAAGAATGCTAACCAAAATCATCAACATTACTTCCATTCTTGACGACATTTACGATGTTTATGGAACATTAGATGATCTTCAGCTTTTTACAAACCTCATTCAAAG ATGGGATGTTAATGCTTTGGAGCAGTTGCCATCatacatgaaaatatgttATGAAGCCCTTTGTGATGTGTATattgaaatggaaaatgaactTGAAAAGACAGGCGGATCGTATCGTATCAAATATGCAAAAGaagag ATGAAAAAATTGGTAAGAGCATACTTAGAAGAGGCAAAATGGTCTTACAATAAGGATATGCCGAGGATGGAGGAATATATGAAGGTGGCCATCGTAACTTCTACTTATATGATGTTGTTAACAACATCCTTGGTCGGTATGGGAAACCTAGTAACTAAGAAAGACTTTGACTGGATTACAAGTGAGCCACTGCTTCTTCTTGCATCCTCAATAATTTGTAGATTAACCAACGACTTGGTAGGATACGGG TTTGAAAAGAAACCCACCGCAGTGGAATGTTACATGAATGAAAATGGTGTCTCAAGGGAGGAAGCTTTTGCTAAACTCCAAGAACAAGTCACGAAAGCATGGAAGGACATGAATCAAGAAAGTCTTTGGCCAACAATACCGGTCTCTATGCCGGTCCTAACACGTGTTCTCAATTTTACTCGCATTGTACATCTTTTCTATGTGGAAGGCGATGAGTATACCAATTCCAAAGCTAATATAAAAGACATCATACACAGTGTGCTAGTTGAGCCAGTCATGTCAGTTTAA
- the LOC105175135 gene encoding germacrene-D synthase-like: MEFDSTHSSILIKKVDQDDVRRSVKYHPSVWGDYFLAYVSMEISATEEEELRRQKEMVRKVLARTPDHLYHKLELIDAIQRLGVGYHFEEEIDKFLQFTHDTYLEYSSKANDLRIVALRFRLLRQHGYPVSCDIFNKFIDGEGNFKVSLIKNVEGMLELFEAAQFRIAGEKILEKALEFSSSNLESSLSNMNSSLSTQVKEALKIPILKSSNRVGAKKFISIYQQNVSHSEILLNFAKLDFNIIQKTHQKELSDITRWWKDLDFANKLPFARDRVVECYFWAVEVYFEPHYHIARKMLTKIINMTSILDDIYDVYGTLDDLQLFTDLIQRWDVHALEQLPSYMRICYEALSDVYIEMENELKKTDGSYRIQYAKEEMKKLVRAYLEEAKWSYNKDMPRMEEYMKVASVTSAYMMLLTTSLVGMGNLVTKKDFDWITSEPLLLLAFSTICRLTNDLVGYGFEKKPTAVECYMNENGASKEEAFAELQEQVTKAWKDMNQESLRPTVSISMPVLTRVLNFTRIPHLFYVEDDEYTNSEANIRSIIYSILVEANVTI, from the exons ATGGAATTTGATTCTACAcattcttcaattttgattaagaAAGTTGATCAAGACGATGTTCGTCGATCAGTCAAATATCATCCTAGCGTTTGGGGAGATTATTTCTTGGCTTATGTTTCTATG GAAATTTCTGCTACCGAAGAGGAAGAACTTCGAAGACAAAAGGAAATGGTGCGGAAGGTGTTGGCCCGGACGCCAGATCATTTGTATCACAAATTAGAACTCATTGATGCAATTCAACGCCTTGGCGTTGGTTATcattttgaagaagaaatcgACAAATTCTTACAGTTCACACACGACACTTACTTAGAGTATAGTAGCAAAGCCAATGATCTTCGTATTGTTGCTCTTCGATTTCGTTTACTCAGACAACATGGCTATCCTGTCTCATGTG ACattttcaacaaattcataGACGGTGAAGGGAATTTCAAGGTATCACTGATAAAAAATGTCGAAGGGATGTTAGAGTTATTTGAGGCAGCACAATTCAGAATAGCTGGGGAGAAAATTCTTGAGAAAGCATTGGAGTTCTCCTCCTCCAATCTTGAGTCTTCACTCTCAAACATGAACAGTTCTCTTTCGACACAAGTTAAAGAAGCCCTGAAGATCCCAATTCTCAAGAGTTCTAACAGAGTGGGAGCTAAGAAATTCATTTCCATATACCAACAAAATGTATCACATTCTGAGATACTattgaattttgcaaaattggaCTTTAACATTATACAAAAGACGCATCAGAAAGAGCTCAGCGATATTACAAG GTGGTGGAAGGATTTAGATTTTGCAAATAAATTGCCTTTTGCAAGAGATAGGGTGGTGGAATGCTACTTTTGGGCAGTGGAAGTCTACTTTGAGCCTCATTACCATATTGCAAGAAAAATGCTAACCAAAATCATCAACATGACTTCCATTCTTGACGACATTTATGATGTTTATGGAACATTAGATGATCTTCAGCTTTTTACAGATCTCATTCAAAG ATGGGATGTCCATGCCTTGGAGCAGTTGCCGTCATACATGAGAATATGTTATGAAGCCCTTTCAGATGTGTATattgaaatggaaaatgaattgaaaaaaacagACGGATCATATCGTATCCAATATGCAAAAGaagag ATGAAAAAATTGGTGAGGGCATACTTAGAAGAGGCAAAATGGTCTTACAATAAGGATATGCCGAGGATGGAGGAATATATGAAGGTGGCCAGCGTAACTTCTGCTTATATGATGTTGTTAACAACATCCTTGGTCGGTATGGGAAACCTAGTAACTAAAAAAGATTTTGACTGGATTACAAGTGAGCCACTGCTTCTTCTTGCATTCTCAACAATTTGCAGATTAACCAACGACTTGGTAGGATATGGG TTTGAAAAGAAACCCACCGCAGTTGAATGTTACATGAATGAAAATGGTGCCTCAAAGGAGGAAGCTTTTGCTGAACTCCAAGAACAAGTCACAAAAGCATGGAAGGACATGAATCAAGAAAGTCTTCGACCAACAGTATCGATTTCTATGCCGGTCCTAACACGTGTTCTCAATTTTACGCGCATTCCACATCTTTTCTATGTGGAAGACGATGAATATACCAATTCCGAAGCTAATATAAGAAGTATTATATACAGCATACTAGTTGAGGCGAACGtgacaatttaa